From a single Streptomyces sp. NBC_00377 genomic region:
- a CDS encoding GPW/gp25 family protein: MAEQFVGSGWAFPLRIGPTGGIALVSGEREVEEAIRLILATAPGERPMRPEYGCAIHDLVFAPVNEATAGRIQHEVYTSLDRWEPRIEVTDVEVTAGAEQGVLFIDVRYAIRGTNNPRSLVFPFYVIPSHDEPDLPGPSGTASESDR; encoded by the coding sequence ATGGCCGAGCAATTCGTCGGATCGGGCTGGGCGTTCCCGCTCCGCATCGGCCCCACCGGGGGTATCGCCCTGGTCAGCGGGGAGCGCGAGGTCGAGGAGGCCATCCGGCTGATCCTCGCCACCGCGCCGGGCGAACGCCCCATGCGCCCGGAGTACGGCTGCGCCATCCACGACCTGGTCTTCGCGCCGGTCAACGAGGCGACGGCCGGCCGTATCCAGCACGAGGTGTACACCAGCCTGGACCGCTGGGAGCCGCGCATCGAGGTCACCGACGTCGAGGTCACCGCCGGCGCCGAACAGGGCGTGCTCTTCATCGACGTCCGCTACGCGATCCGCGGCACCAACAATCCGCGCAGTCTCGTCTTCCCCTTCTACGTCATTCCGTCCCACGACGAGCCGGATCTTCCCGGCCCGTCCGGTACGGCCTCCGAAAGCGACCGCTGA
- a CDS encoding hydrolase: MSLWTSLEPASVTVDPGSRATVRLRVRNTGDVVDEYRFEPVGAVAPWTVVEPPTLRLYPGTTGTVELTFSPPRTPDATAGPNPYAVRITPTEHPEAVTVPEGNLTVTPFTEVRAELVPPTVKGRFRGRPRLAIDNLGNTKVTASLSGSDTGDRLSYELQPANVQVEPGRAVFVNTTLRPRQVIWFGSKEEQRYSLAVRRSGAHPLEVEGTFVQRGFLPRWLATALSLTLALAIAFVMIWLAYKPRVITSANEKLAGAGVSTLAPSPSATPSAPPLVPTPTAAAVVEAPVTSQAPAGGGSGGGGGGGGGGGGGESKAPAKPKQETAADAVNKLAARSDGRHICYRAYVEDKGWQDPVCDGAIAGTTGKALAIKALNIATARTGGVMGNAAHVDGGWLTGDKWSKASDGANMYMGSSKPAVSVMQGFTIKTMEGSVCQNPHIKDRGWLGNGCTKPGDWIYGGSPMEQKLQLEAVRFTV; the protein is encoded by the coding sequence GTGAGCCTGTGGACTTCTCTTGAACCGGCGTCCGTCACCGTCGACCCCGGCAGCCGGGCGACCGTGCGGTTGCGGGTGCGCAACACCGGTGACGTGGTCGACGAGTACCGGTTCGAGCCGGTGGGTGCGGTGGCGCCGTGGACGGTGGTGGAGCCGCCGACGCTGCGGTTGTATCCGGGGACGACGGGCACGGTCGAGCTGACCTTCTCGCCGCCGCGGACCCCGGACGCCACGGCCGGGCCCAACCCGTACGCGGTGCGCATCACGCCCACCGAGCATCCGGAGGCGGTGACCGTTCCCGAGGGGAACCTGACGGTCACGCCGTTCACCGAGGTGCGCGCCGAGCTGGTGCCGCCGACGGTGAAGGGGCGGTTCCGCGGCCGGCCACGCCTCGCCATCGACAACCTCGGCAACACCAAGGTCACCGCCTCGCTGAGCGGCAGCGACACCGGCGACCGGCTGTCGTACGAACTCCAGCCGGCCAACGTCCAGGTCGAACCGGGGCGGGCGGTGTTCGTGAACACGACGCTGCGCCCGCGCCAGGTCATCTGGTTCGGCTCGAAGGAGGAACAGCGCTACAGCCTGGCGGTACGCCGGTCGGGCGCCCACCCCTTGGAGGTGGAGGGCACGTTCGTGCAGCGCGGGTTCCTGCCGCGCTGGCTGGCGACGGCGCTCAGTCTGACGCTGGCCCTGGCCATCGCGTTCGTGATGATCTGGCTGGCCTACAAGCCGCGGGTCATCACCAGCGCCAACGAGAAGCTGGCGGGGGCCGGCGTCAGCACCCTGGCGCCCAGCCCCTCGGCCACGCCCAGCGCCCCGCCCCTGGTGCCCACGCCGACGGCAGCCGCCGTGGTCGAGGCGCCCGTCACCAGCCAGGCCCCGGCCGGCGGCGGCAGCGGCGGCGGCGGGGGCGGGGGTGGCGGGGGTGGCGGCGGCGAGTCGAAGGCTCCCGCGAAGCCCAAGCAGGAGACGGCGGCCGACGCCGTGAACAAGCTCGCGGCGCGCAGCGACGGGCGGCACATCTGCTACCGCGCCTACGTGGAGGACAAGGGCTGGCAGGACCCGGTCTGCGACGGCGCGATCGCCGGCACGACCGGCAAGGCCCTGGCCATCAAGGCCCTCAACATCGCCACCGCGCGCACCGGCGGTGTCATGGGCAACGCCGCCCATGTGGACGGGGGCTGGCTGACCGGCGACAAGTGGTCGAAGGCGAGCGACGGCGCCAACATGTACATGGGCTCCAGCAAGCCGGCGGTCTCGGTGATGCAGGGGTTCACCATCAAGACCATGGAAGGCTCCGTCTGCCAGAACCCGCACATCAAGGACCGCGGCTGGCTGGGCAACGGCTGCACCAAGCCGGGCGACTGGATCTACGGCGGCAGCCCCATGGAGCAGAAGCTCCAGCTCGAGGCAGTCCGTTTCACGGTCTGA
- a CDS encoding VgrG-related protein, with translation MVQSAFSSVIQVTLGGGPLPVDIAPLLVDGWVDQGLGVPAAFRLTFRDPGRLVLGKLGVKFGTPVVLAPIADGKGASDPLLTGEVCGLEADYDGTGSFTVIRGYDFGHRLMRQRRVAAYRNQSASDIARKLAAQDGVPVGRIESTKTVYEFISQANVTDWDFLARLADENEMVMSVDAKGKFQFVRPDPASGAPATSTPGDKSPFVLEAGTDILRLRAAVTAAEQVATVEARGWDVTTKKKLTATAPAKTNPGISIGTTPGEAAAKFKPAKLVDAQTPYDRQSEVKFAAEALADDVTGSFAELEVIARGTPKLRPGLPVTLADVGAPFEGKYTATSVRHVFGDGKHYEAWVTVSGRQWRSLYGLASGGGGATNGLNLPGTANALVTDVQDPLKQGRVKLQFPWLDDAYISDWTRVVQWGGKAGGSMFPLDVGDEVLVAFDRGALDHPYVIGGLYNGRDKPTPVKDVPLHDGARRRAVRHTLSDRDGNRVDLLSQTTGGRKQGVRVTSGDDRLVINLDRTKTEITIDSKGTVSIKGSRAVSVEAGTDLTLSARRNLTIKSGALLSIRGSSVNVKSLTGVLSVDSAGLLSLKSLGAAIVTSGATVQVNATANVGIRAATLMLQGVVMVNSKPYPLP, from the coding sequence GTGGTCCAGTCCGCGTTCTCCAGCGTCATCCAGGTCACCCTCGGTGGCGGCCCCCTCCCCGTCGACATCGCGCCCCTCCTCGTCGACGGCTGGGTCGACCAGGGGCTCGGAGTGCCGGCCGCGTTCCGGCTCACCTTCCGCGATCCCGGCCGGCTGGTCCTGGGCAAGCTGGGCGTCAAGTTCGGCACCCCCGTGGTCCTCGCCCCGATCGCCGACGGCAAGGGCGCCTCCGACCCGCTCCTCACCGGTGAGGTCTGCGGCCTGGAGGCCGACTACGACGGCACCGGCAGCTTCACCGTCATCCGCGGCTACGACTTCGGCCACCGTCTGATGCGCCAGCGCCGCGTCGCCGCCTACCGCAACCAGAGCGCCTCGGACATCGCCCGCAAACTGGCCGCGCAGGACGGCGTCCCGGTCGGCAGGATCGAGTCCACCAAGACCGTCTACGAGTTCATCAGCCAGGCCAACGTCACCGACTGGGACTTCCTCGCCCGGCTGGCCGACGAGAACGAGATGGTCATGTCGGTGGACGCCAAGGGCAAGTTCCAGTTCGTCAGACCCGACCCGGCGTCCGGCGCGCCGGCCACCTCGACGCCCGGCGACAAGAGTCCCTTCGTCCTCGAGGCCGGCACCGACATCCTGCGGCTGCGCGCCGCCGTCACCGCCGCCGAGCAGGTCGCGACCGTCGAGGCGCGCGGCTGGGACGTGACGACCAAGAAGAAGCTCACCGCGACGGCGCCCGCGAAGACCAACCCGGGCATCAGCATCGGCACGACCCCCGGTGAGGCCGCCGCCAAGTTCAAGCCCGCCAAGCTGGTCGACGCGCAGACTCCGTACGACCGGCAGTCCGAGGTGAAGTTCGCCGCCGAGGCCCTCGCCGACGACGTCACCGGCTCCTTCGCCGAGCTGGAGGTCATCGCGCGCGGCACCCCGAAGCTGCGCCCCGGCCTGCCCGTCACCCTCGCCGACGTCGGCGCCCCCTTCGAGGGCAAGTACACCGCGACCTCCGTACGGCACGTCTTCGGCGACGGCAAGCACTACGAGGCATGGGTCACGGTGAGCGGGCGACAGTGGCGGTCCCTGTACGGGCTGGCCTCCGGCGGCGGCGGCGCCACCAACGGCCTCAACCTGCCCGGCACCGCGAACGCCCTGGTCACCGACGTGCAGGACCCTCTCAAGCAGGGCCGGGTGAAGCTCCAGTTCCCCTGGCTCGACGACGCCTACATCAGTGACTGGACGCGGGTCGTGCAGTGGGGCGGCAAGGCGGGCGGGTCCATGTTCCCGCTGGACGTCGGCGACGAGGTGCTGGTCGCCTTCGACCGGGGCGCCCTCGACCACCCGTACGTCATCGGCGGCCTCTACAACGGCAGGGACAAGCCGACCCCGGTCAAGGACGTGCCCCTGCACGACGGGGCGCGCCGCCGTGCCGTCCGCCACACCCTGTCCGACCGGGACGGCAACCGTGTCGACCTGCTCAGCCAGACGACCGGGGGGCGTAAGCAGGGGGTTCGGGTGACGTCCGGTGACGACAGGCTCGTCATCAACCTGGACCGGACGAAGACCGAGATCACCATCGACAGCAAGGGCACGGTCAGCATCAAGGGCAGCAGGGCGGTGTCGGTCGAGGCCGGCACCGACCTCACGCTCAGCGCACGCCGCAACCTCACCATCAAGAGCGGAGCCCTTCTCTCCATCCGGGGCAGCTCGGTCAACGTCAAGTCGCTGACGGGGGTGCTGTCGGTGGACTCGGCCGGTCTGCTCAGTCTCAAGTCGCTCGGCGCCGCGATCGTCACCTCGGGCGCCACCGTCCAGGTCAACGCCACCGCCAACGTGGGCATCAGGGCCGCAACCCTCATGCTCCAGGGCGTGGTGATGGTCAACAGCAAGCCGTACCCGCTGCCGTGA
- a CDS encoding putative baseplate assembly protein produces MALPSPNLDDRRFQQFVDDAKRYIQQRAPEWTDHNVSDPGVTLVETVAHMADQIVYRLNRVPDKNHLAFLDLVGIRLFPPSAARTEVTFWLSAPQDEAVLLPVGTEVATVRTESEEAVVFATERELNVVPSRLSHLVVQHRGEPVSDRTSDLTEGKDVLCFAEAPQPGDCMLFGLSAAVPHCAVVLELDSRVDGVGVDPRQPPLVWEAWTEDGWHECEIDRDGTGGLNRPGEVVLHITGAHVLSRSGGQEAGWLRCRVTEPLPGQPFYTTSPTVRSAEVFTVGGTAPAVHAETVYDEALGESTGLPGQHVALAHAPVVGDDPPLLLQTAEHEGWTDWQVVPHFAASGPDDRHVTLDAATGEIAFGPSVREPDGRLRQYGAVAAKGSVIRARRYRTGGGRAGNVARGAVQVLRTSVPYVSEVVNREAARGGVDGETVQEAKLRAPITLRAQERAVTLRDYEELARRAAPETARITCLEGEPDEHGSYAVRVLVVPQAVPDPGGRLRFEQLVPGDSLLDRITRHLDERRLIGTRLAVGPPYYQGVTVVATVHAFRGVDTDRVRRQAHDALYRHLDPLIGGADGKGWPFGRPVQSGEVFAVLQRVPGVELVDQVTLHPADPLTGKRGEATDRIDLAAPALVFSYDHRVRVIGDGS; encoded by the coding sequence ATGGCCCTGCCCTCCCCCAACCTGGACGACCGCCGCTTCCAGCAGTTCGTCGACGACGCCAAGCGCTACATCCAGCAGCGCGCACCGGAGTGGACGGACCACAACGTCTCCGACCCGGGCGTGACGCTCGTCGAGACGGTCGCCCACATGGCCGACCAGATCGTCTACCGCCTCAACCGCGTCCCCGACAAGAACCACCTCGCCTTCCTGGACCTGGTCGGCATCCGCCTGTTCCCGCCGTCCGCGGCCCGCACGGAGGTCACCTTCTGGCTGTCCGCGCCGCAGGACGAAGCGGTCCTCCTGCCGGTGGGCACCGAGGTGGCGACGGTCCGCACGGAGAGCGAGGAAGCGGTCGTCTTCGCGACGGAACGCGAACTCAACGTCGTACCGAGCCGGTTGAGCCACCTCGTCGTGCAGCACCGGGGCGAGCCGGTCTCCGACCGGACCAGCGACCTCACCGAGGGCAAGGACGTGCTGTGCTTCGCCGAGGCGCCGCAGCCCGGCGACTGCATGCTGTTCGGCCTGAGCGCGGCCGTCCCCCACTGCGCGGTGGTCCTGGAACTGGACAGCCGCGTCGACGGAGTCGGCGTCGACCCGCGTCAGCCCCCGCTCGTGTGGGAGGCCTGGACCGAGGACGGCTGGCACGAGTGCGAGATCGACCGCGACGGCACCGGCGGACTCAACCGCCCCGGCGAGGTCGTCCTGCACATCACCGGCGCTCACGTCCTGTCCCGCTCCGGCGGCCAGGAGGCGGGCTGGCTGCGCTGCCGCGTCACGGAGCCCCTCCCCGGCCAGCCCTTCTACACCACCTCCCCGACCGTGCGCTCCGCCGAGGTCTTCACGGTCGGCGGCACGGCCCCCGCAGTGCACGCCGAGACCGTGTACGACGAGGCCCTCGGCGAGTCCACGGGCCTGCCCGGCCAGCATGTCGCCCTCGCGCACGCGCCCGTGGTCGGCGACGACCCGCCACTGCTGCTCCAGACCGCCGAGCACGAGGGCTGGACCGACTGGCAGGTGGTCCCGCACTTCGCCGCCTCCGGCCCCGACGACCGCCATGTCACCCTCGACGCGGCCACCGGCGAGATCGCCTTCGGCCCGTCCGTCCGTGAGCCCGACGGCAGGCTCCGCCAGTACGGGGCCGTCGCCGCCAAGGGGTCGGTCATCCGCGCCCGCCGCTACCGCACGGGCGGCGGCCGGGCCGGCAACGTGGCCCGGGGCGCGGTCCAGGTGCTGCGCACCTCCGTCCCGTACGTCTCGGAGGTCGTCAACCGGGAGGCGGCGCGCGGCGGGGTCGACGGCGAGACGGTGCAGGAGGCGAAACTCCGCGCGCCGATCACCCTGCGCGCCCAGGAGCGGGCTGTGACCCTGCGCGACTACGAGGAGCTGGCCCGCCGCGCGGCCCCCGAGACCGCCCGGATCACCTGCCTGGAGGGCGAGCCGGACGAGCACGGTTCCTACGCCGTACGGGTGCTGGTGGTCCCGCAGGCCGTGCCGGACCCCGGCGGACGGCTCCGCTTCGAGCAACTGGTGCCCGGTGACTCCCTGCTGGACCGCATCACCCGCCACCTCGACGAACGCCGCCTGATCGGCACCAGGCTGGCCGTCGGCCCGCCGTACTACCAGGGCGTGACGGTGGTGGCGACGGTGCACGCCTTCCGGGGCGTCGACACGGACCGGGTCCGCCGCCAGGCCCACGACGCCCTCTACCGCCACCTCGACCCGCTGATCGGCGGCGCGGACGGCAAGGGGTGGCCGTTCGGCCGTCCGGTGCAGTCGGGCGAGGTCTTCGCCGTCCTCCAGCGGGTCCCGGGGGTGGAGCTGGTCGACCAGGTCACGCTGCACCCGGCCGACCCCCTGACGGGCAAGCGGGGCGAGGCGACCGACCGCATCGACCTGGCCGCCCCGGCCCTGGTGTTCTCCTACGACCACCGGGTGCGAGTGATCGGGGACGGTTCATGA
- a CDS encoding CIS tube protein: MAKGSKGGAGKSLVRATLAIHEPPVGTSTTPGGLIKSFGFDFNPSQLQLGRRAQWKVTPTAAVRDGSVPEFMGPEPREMTVEIFLDTSDQPGSNTVLKKVESLLECCEVTTKSIAAKQPSPPWVVFQWGSFSTARFTAYVSSIDVTYSLFGTTGVPIRATCQVRLHEIPSKTKGQNPTSGALTAQRVHRVVAGDSLQSLAWREYGDASAWRSIAEMNGIDDPSRLPTGIELVLPAAEEVRH; encoded by the coding sequence ATGGCCAAGGGAAGCAAAGGCGGCGCCGGCAAGAGCCTGGTCCGTGCCACCCTCGCGATCCACGAACCGCCGGTGGGCACGAGCACGACCCCCGGCGGGCTGATCAAATCCTTCGGGTTCGACTTCAACCCGTCGCAGCTCCAGCTCGGCCGCCGGGCCCAGTGGAAGGTCACCCCCACGGCGGCCGTCCGGGACGGCTCCGTACCGGAGTTCATGGGCCCGGAGCCCCGCGAGATGACCGTGGAGATCTTCCTCGACACCTCGGACCAGCCCGGCAGCAACACCGTGCTGAAGAAGGTGGAGTCACTGCTGGAGTGCTGCGAGGTCACCACCAAGAGCATCGCCGCCAAGCAGCCCTCGCCGCCGTGGGTGGTGTTCCAGTGGGGCTCGTTCTCCACCGCCCGCTTCACCGCCTACGTCAGCAGCATCGACGTCACGTACTCCCTCTTCGGCACCACCGGCGTCCCGATCCGTGCCACCTGCCAGGTGCGCCTGCACGAGATCCCCAGCAAGACCAAGGGCCAGAACCCGACCTCCGGCGCCCTCACCGCGCAGCGCGTGCACCGGGTCGTCGCCGGCGACTCCCTCCAGTCGCTGGCGTGGCGGGAGTACGGGGACGCCTCCGCCTGGCGGTCCATCGCCGAGATGAACGGCATCGACGACCCCTCCCGCCTGCCGACCGGCATCGAGCTCGTCCTGCCGGCCGCCGAGGAGGTGCGCCACTAG
- a CDS encoding phage tail protein translates to MSLQPGDALTSHNFGLQIDGVMVEYLAEVSGLSLEQDVIEYQQVSAQGKPVTKKLPGVKKAGTCTVVRGMTQSAAFNQWITESINGVMGTARKNATIMVMDYQNNPVKRYNMRNAWCSKIDTSSVKAGEASALTETVTITFEELVIE, encoded by the coding sequence ATGAGTCTCCAGCCGGGTGACGCCCTTACTTCACACAATTTCGGTCTCCAGATCGACGGCGTGATGGTCGAGTACCTCGCCGAGGTCAGCGGCCTCAGCCTCGAACAGGACGTCATCGAGTACCAGCAGGTCTCCGCGCAGGGCAAGCCCGTCACCAAGAAGCTGCCCGGCGTGAAGAAGGCCGGTACCTGCACGGTCGTCCGCGGTATGACCCAGTCCGCGGCGTTCAACCAGTGGATCACCGAGTCGATCAACGGCGTGATGGGCACCGCCCGCAAGAACGCCACGATCATGGTGATGGACTACCAGAACAACCCGGTCAAGCGGTACAACATGCGCAACGCCTGGTGCAGCAAGATCGACACCAGTTCGGTGAAGGCCGGCGAGGCCTCCGCGCTGACCGAGACCGTGACCATCACGTTCGAAGAACTGGTCATCGAGTAA
- a CDS encoding ricin-type beta-trefoil lectin domain protein, whose amino-acid sequence MTLWTSLEPVAATVDPGGTTTVRLRVRNTGDVVDEYRFEPVGAVAPWTVVEPPTLRLYPGTTGTVELTFSPPRTPDATAGPNPYAVRITPTEHPEAVTVPEGNLTVTPFTEVRAELVPPTVKGRFRGRPRLAIDNLGNTRVTASVAGTDMGDHLGYEFRPGNVQIEPGRAVFVETTLRPRQVIWFGSKEQRPYALSVQRSGAVPLAVDGTFVQRGFLPRWLATALSLTLALAIAFVMIWLAYKPRVISAASEKVAEVGSTALPSPSVSAPSAPKADASAAPLPEQPAPSAPAKQEDGSGGSASGGSSTSGGGSGSGSGSGGSGGSKPAAPVPGALIIGQGSNRCVDITNAQNGKGKDGTPLQLWDCAGSANQKWVFKSDGTVRALGLCMDVAWGSKDDGAVIQVANCSGNPAQQWVLSQYGDLVNPQADKCIDAKDSGTGNGTRLQLWTCSGTPNQKWRAQ is encoded by the coding sequence GTGACTCTGTGGACTTCTCTGGAACCGGTCGCGGCGACCGTGGATCCCGGCGGCACCACGACCGTGCGGTTGCGGGTGCGCAACACCGGTGACGTGGTCGACGAGTACCGGTTCGAGCCGGTGGGTGCGGTGGCGCCGTGGACGGTGGTGGAGCCGCCGACGCTGCGGTTGTATCCGGGGACGACGGGCACGGTCGAGCTGACCTTCTCGCCGCCGCGGACCCCGGACGCCACGGCCGGGCCCAACCCGTACGCGGTGCGCATCACGCCCACCGAGCATCCGGAGGCGGTGACCGTTCCCGAGGGGAACCTGACGGTCACGCCGTTCACCGAGGTGCGCGCCGAGCTGGTGCCGCCGACGGTGAAGGGGCGGTTCCGCGGCCGGCCACGCCTCGCCATCGACAACCTCGGGAACACGCGCGTGACGGCGTCCGTCGCGGGCACCGACATGGGCGACCACCTCGGATACGAGTTCCGGCCGGGCAATGTGCAGATCGAACCGGGCCGGGCGGTGTTCGTGGAGACGACGCTGCGCCCGCGCCAGGTCATCTGGTTCGGCTCGAAGGAGCAGCGGCCGTACGCGCTGAGCGTGCAGCGGTCGGGCGCGGTGCCGCTGGCGGTGGACGGCACGTTCGTGCAGCGCGGGTTCCTGCCGCGCTGGCTGGCGACGGCGCTCAGTCTGACGCTGGCCCTGGCCATCGCGTTCGTGATGATCTGGCTGGCCTACAAGCCGCGGGTGATCTCGGCCGCGAGCGAGAAGGTCGCGGAAGTCGGGAGCACCGCGCTGCCGAGCCCGTCCGTCTCCGCGCCGTCCGCGCCCAAAGCGGACGCCTCCGCCGCACCGCTGCCCGAGCAGCCGGCGCCCTCCGCCCCGGCGAAGCAGGAGGACGGCAGCGGCGGTTCCGCGTCCGGCGGCTCCTCCACGTCGGGTGGCGGCAGCGGGAGCGGGAGCGGGTCCGGTGGTTCGGGCGGCTCGAAGCCGGCGGCCCCGGTACCCGGCGCGTTGATCATCGGCCAGGGCTCCAACCGGTGCGTCGACATCACCAACGCCCAGAACGGCAAGGGCAAGGACGGCACCCCGCTCCAGCTGTGGGACTGCGCCGGCTCGGCCAATCAGAAGTGGGTGTTCAAGAGCGACGGCACCGTCCGCGCGCTCGGCCTGTGCATGGACGTCGCCTGGGGCTCCAAGGACGACGGCGCGGTCATCCAGGTGGCCAACTGCTCCGGCAACCCCGCCCAGCAGTGGGTGCTGAGCCAGTACGGCGACCTGGTCAACCCGCAGGCCGACAAGTGCATCGACGCCAAGGACAGCGGCACCGGCAACGGCACCAGGCTCCAGCTGTGGACCTGCTCGGGGACGCCCAACCAGAAGTGGCGCGCGCAGTAG
- a CDS encoding phage tail protein, which translates to MPSDLDPGSTIFFTLTIDGESLGYFNGCEGLSSQVEIEHRQEGGNNGFVWQLPSRVTFSTIRLTRPLTPDTTKVAKWISSVTTGVTRPTAQIAALRADGSEVARWGLIDVLPVSWQGPSLSPDSPGVATEVLEITHHGFTD; encoded by the coding sequence ATGCCGTCCGATCTCGACCCGGGCTCCACCATCTTCTTCACCCTGACCATCGACGGAGAGAGCCTCGGCTACTTCAACGGGTGCGAGGGGCTCTCGTCCCAGGTGGAGATCGAGCACCGCCAGGAGGGCGGCAACAACGGCTTCGTCTGGCAGTTGCCCTCCCGGGTCACGTTCTCCACGATCCGGCTGACCCGCCCCCTCACCCCGGACACCACCAAGGTCGCCAAGTGGATCTCCTCGGTCACCACCGGGGTGACCCGGCCGACCGCGCAGATCGCGGCGCTGCGCGCGGACGGTTCGGAGGTCGCCCGCTGGGGCCTCATCGACGTGCTGCCGGTCAGTTGGCAGGGGCCGTCTCTCAGCCCGGACAGCCCGGGTGTGGCCACGGAGGTCCTGGAGATCACCCACCACGGCTTCACGGACTGA
- a CDS encoding DUF6760 family protein gives MTYATDRLHEEIAYVAYHFHWGQDEILDLEHHDRRRYADQIASLVTRGGAEG, from the coding sequence GTGACGTACGCGACCGACCGGCTGCACGAGGAGATCGCGTACGTCGCCTACCACTTCCACTGGGGCCAGGACGAGATCCTCGACCTGGAACACCACGACCGGCGCCGTTACGCCGACCAGATCGCTTCCCTGGTGACCCGGGGCGGGGCGGAGGGCTGA
- a CDS encoding phage tail sheath family protein, translating into MPSYLSPGVYVEEVASGSRPIEGVGTSVAAFVGLAPSGPLNEPTLVTNWTQYVAAFGDFTDGYYLAHSVYGFFNNGGSAAYVVRVGGSSAGAAGDAKSPAAVAGSGPAPAALPAGEPKQLGTFTVTAVAPGESGGPLSVEVADAEGEGPAERFKLIVKDGDKPVETFDVSAKKGNRSYVVTQVKERSKLITVAEAAPAAQLARPDNQTVALAAPPAGAPAAAGGAVEAAQPVGPAQYLGDSSDRTGFGGLEAVDEVSMVAVPDLMAAYQRGAIDLESVKAVQLGLIAHCELMGDRVAIIDPPPGLNARQIRVWRQETAGYDSKYAALYYPWIKSFDPAAGKARLIPPSGHVAGVWARNDSERGVHKAPANEVVRGAVDLEIQITRGEQDLLNPIGVNCIRAFPGRGIRIWGARTLSSDPAWRYLNVRRYFNYLEESILIGTQWVVFEPNDHALWARIRRNVSAFLVNEWRAGALFGARPEEAFYVKCDEESNPPESVDLGRVVCEIGIAPVKPAEFVIFRLAQFSSGNGELEE; encoded by the coding sequence ATGCCGTCCTACCTGTCGCCCGGCGTATACGTCGAGGAGGTGGCCAGCGGCTCCCGCCCGATCGAGGGGGTGGGCACCTCGGTGGCGGCCTTCGTCGGGCTCGCCCCGTCCGGCCCCCTCAACGAACCGACCCTGGTGACCAACTGGACCCAGTACGTGGCGGCGTTCGGTGACTTCACCGACGGCTACTACCTGGCGCACTCCGTCTACGGGTTCTTCAACAACGGCGGCTCGGCGGCCTACGTCGTCCGCGTCGGCGGATCCTCGGCGGGTGCCGCCGGAGACGCCAAGTCGCCTGCCGCGGTCGCCGGTTCCGGCCCCGCGCCGGCCGCCCTGCCGGCCGGTGAGCCGAAGCAGCTCGGCACGTTCACCGTGACGGCCGTGGCGCCGGGCGAGAGCGGCGGCCCGCTGAGCGTGGAGGTCGCGGACGCGGAGGGCGAGGGCCCCGCCGAGCGCTTCAAGCTGATCGTCAAGGACGGCGACAAGCCCGTCGAGACGTTCGACGTGTCGGCGAAGAAGGGCAACCGCTCCTACGTCGTCACCCAGGTCAAGGAACGCTCCAAGCTCATCACCGTGGCGGAGGCCGCGCCCGCCGCGCAGCTGGCCCGCCCCGACAACCAGACGGTCGCGCTGGCCGCGCCGCCCGCCGGCGCGCCCGCCGCCGCCGGTGGCGCTGTCGAGGCCGCGCAGCCCGTAGGCCCCGCGCAGTACCTGGGCGACAGCTCCGACCGCACCGGCTTCGGCGGCCTGGAGGCCGTCGACGAGGTGTCCATGGTCGCGGTGCCCGACCTGATGGCCGCCTACCAGCGCGGCGCGATCGACCTGGAGTCGGTCAAGGCCGTCCAGCTGGGCCTGATCGCGCACTGTGAGCTGATGGGCGACCGCGTCGCCATCATCGACCCGCCGCCCGGCCTCAACGCCCGCCAGATCCGCGTCTGGCGCCAGGAGACGGCCGGCTACGACTCCAAGTACGCGGCGCTGTACTACCCGTGGATCAAGTCCTTCGACCCGGCCGCGGGCAAGGCCCGGCTGATCCCGCCGAGCGGCCACGTGGCCGGGGTGTGGGCCCGCAACGACTCCGAGCGCGGCGTGCACAAGGCCCCCGCGAACGAGGTCGTGCGCGGTGCGGTGGACCTGGAGATCCAGATCACGCGCGGTGAGCAGGACCTGCTCAACCCGATCGGCGTGAACTGCATCCGGGCGTTCCCCGGCCGGGGCATCCGCATCTGGGGAGCCCGCACCCTCTCCTCCGACCCTGCCTGGCGCTACCTGAACGTCCGCCGGTACTTCAACTACCTGGAGGAGTCGATCCTGATCGGCACCCAGTGGGTGGTGTTCGAGCCGAACGACCACGCTCTGTGGGCCCGGATCCGGCGCAACGTCTCCGCGTTCCTCGTGAACGAGTGGCGCGCGGGCGCGCTGTTCGGCGCCCGTCCCGAGGAGGCGTTCTACGTCAAGTGTGACGAGGAGTCCAACCCGCCGGAGTCGGTCGACCTCGGCCGTGTGGTGTGCGAGATCGGCATCGCGCCGGTCAAGCCCGCCGAGTTCGTGATCTTCCGGCTGGCCCAGTTCTCCAGCGGCAACGGCGAGCTGGAGGAGTAG